From Salmo salar chromosome ssa04, Ssal_v3.1, whole genome shotgun sequence, one genomic window encodes:
- the LOC106602437 gene encoding oocyte zinc finger protein XlCOF29-like isoform X1, producing MANCMVFHTQIASIMEVLANAAVADICKLVDDDYAVFRLEMTQSQKENRALRRKLQLLELKVARERVLASRPSSVKVLDRHRGMARGEGHLTGGHRSFVKPAGRNTWRDDQPITVDEGSGTSTQHVIVIESVDAEDAGPEVKLERSEGEDPGQSTDIQTGAAGVLPVATEDPTTTPPRTRRSFTEVSGTPNAVLKSDTDTETLTVAHRLLHRGSDNRSDAERLGPLGCPPAPSSEDLPVFHQSLKTVNSCGNTDGDALDSGGDDLSCFYTTEMDPGNISVGLETQTDLSRGDWNRYSSSVYSEGCLDKKGEVIAVDKVTVKVEGDTPLTWNADETHLGEGHSQDFLDYRESLETNPNVSSHSPLHTLRDRAPVSTSKGPSDSRGRVLFDQVLNSNDRARAQVQGGGATSGNSKEKRFLCMFCNKGFSCLQKVEIHQRVHTGVKPFSCTQCDMRFAEAGSLKRHQRVHTGEKPYSCPQCHMRFTQAGSLKRHLKVHLGERLFA from the exons ATGGCTAACtgtatggtttttcacactcaaatagcctccatcatggaggtgctagcgaatgcagccgtggcagatatatgtaaactcgtagacgacgactatgcagtgtttcgtttggaaatgactcaaagccagaaagaaaacagggcattgcggaggaaactacagctaCTGGAACTGAAGGTGGCACGGGAGCGCGTCCTCGCCAGTCGTCCCAGTAGTGTCAAGGTCCTCGACCGACACAgaggaatggcaagag gtgaaggacatctcactggaggccacaggagctttgtgaagccagcaggacgcaatacatggagagatgaccaaccaatcactgttgatgaggggagtggaacctcaacccagcacgttattgtgatagag TCTGTAGATGCTGAGGATGCAGGGCCTGAGGTCAAGCTGGAGAGGTCTGAAGGAGAGGACCCAGGGCAAAGCACAGACATCCAGACTGGAGCGGCTGGAGTGCTCCCTGTAGCCACGGAGGACCCCACCACCACGCCGCCCAGAACCCGACGCAGCTTCACGGAGGTCAGTGGAACGCCGAACGCTGTCCTCAAGTCCgacacagacactgagaccttAACTGTAGCACACAGGCTCTTACACAGAGGATCTGACAACAGATCAGACGCAGAGAGGCTGGGGCCACTGGGCTGTCCTCCTGCTCCCAGCTCAGAGGACTTACCGGTATTTCACCAGAGCCTGAAGACGGTTAATTCCTGTGGAAATACTGATGGTGATGCGTTAGACTCTGGCGGTGATGATCTGTCTTGTTTTTACACTACAGAGATGGACCCTGGCAACATATCCGTGGGTTTAGAGACCCAGACTGATCTGtctagaggggactggaaccgatacagtagtagtgtatactctgaagggtgCCTAGATAAGAAAGGGGAGGTTATAGCGGTAGATAAAGTGACTGTGAAAGTGGAGGGCGACACTCCTCTTACATGGAATGCAGATGAGACTCACTTAGGAGAAGGACACTCACAAGATTTCTTAGATTACAGGGAAAGCTTAGAGACAAATCCAAATGTCTCGAGCCACTCCCCTCTACACACGCTCAGGGATCGTGCCCCAGTGTCCACGTCGAAGGGGCCTTCCGATTCACGCGGCCGCGTCCTTTTcgatcaggtattgaactcaaaTGACAGGGCTAGAGCCCAGGTTCAGGGAGGGGGAGCCACATCAGGCAATAGTAAAGAGaaacggttcctctgcatgttctgtaacaaaggcttcagctgcctccagaaagtggagatccaccagagggtccacacaggggtgaaacccttcagctgtacccagtgtgaTATGCGCTTCGCTGAGGCTGGcagcctgaagaggcaccagagggtccacacaggggagaaaccctacagctgcccccagtgtcacatgcgcttcACCCAGGCTGGCAGCTTGAAGAGGCACCTGAAGGTCCACTTGGGAGAAAGGCTATTCGCCtga